The Cellulosilyticum sp. I15G10I2 genome contains the following window.
TGTCAGGGACTGTTTTTATGAAATAGGAAAGTTCGTTTTGCTTGCAAGGGACCAAACTTTACTATTTCACAAGCGCGTGCGTTTTTTGCACGCTTTCTTGTTAGAGCAAATTTATTTGAGATATAAAAAAGCAAGAATAACCACTAAAGAACAAATACAAAGAACAAGGGATGTAATGAGAGAGCCAAATTTTTTAGTATAAAAATGGATGCCTAAGAAGATTAAACTTAGAAAAAGTAAATAAACAGAAATGTAGTTAGCAACAGGCAAAAAAAAGTTAATCAAAATAAAGAGAAAGAAAGCAATAAAACTTAATAGTAAAATGCGATATATTTGATGATAGTTTAAAGCATTGCTTTTATTTTTTCTTCCCATACTGGTATCCTCCTAAGATTATTCAAAACTATATATTATAAATTATGACAAGCTGCTATAAATATTCTTAAATTATATAAATTTAAGCACTTATAGAGTTATTGACAAATAAAAAAAGCAGGTGTATAGTTTAAGTGTAATATATGTTATAGTACACCTGTAACGCATAGAACACTTGGCGTAACACTTGTTTGTGCTAGATAGTGTATATTTTATACAGTAAAATCGATGCAGGTATAAATAAAGTCATTTGAGAGTGAGGTGAAAAGCATGTTTCCTATTGATGTAAGAGATGTCAGGCCTATTTATGAACAGATTATAGATAATGTCAAAGAGCAAGTGATAAAAGGGATTTTGAAACCTGGGGATCAAATTCCTTCAGTAAGGCAGTTAGCGGGTATGCTTACTGTAAACGTCAATACTGTAACAAAAGCTTATCAGCAATTAGAAAGGCAAAGAATTATAGAGACGATAAGGGGAAAAGGCACTTTTGTAGCAGATATTCACATTAAAGCAGTTGACCAAGAAGAGTTGCAAGATATCAGAAAAATTCTAAAGAGTAGCTGCATGCAGCTACATTATATGGGGTTTAGCAAACAAGATATGCAAGATGAGATTAGTCGGATTTATGATGGATTTATAAAGGAGGAAAAATCATGATAGAAATAAGTCATGTTACTAAAAGCTTTGGAGAGATTAAGGCAGTTGACGATGTATCCATTTTAATTCCAAAAGGATCGATATATGGCATTATCGGAGAAAACGGAGCAGGAAAGAGTACGATTTTACAATGTCTTACGGGAATATATGATATAGACCAAGGAAGTATTTTAATTGAAGGTGAGCCAGTCTATGAAAATAATGCTGTAAAAAGACGTATAGGTTATGTAGCGGATCGTAATCAATTTTTTAAGAGTTATACAGTTAAACAGATGGCAGCGTTTTTTAAACTGACCTACCCAACTTTCTCAGAGGGAAAATTTAATCAGTATAATGAAATTTTTAAGATAGACTTAAAAAGCAAGATAAAAAATCTTTCAAAGGGAATGCAGATGCGATTAAGTACTATGTTAAGCATAGCAAGTTCACCAAAATTACTTGTATTAGATGAACCCACTTTAGGGCTAGATGCAATAGCTAAAAGACAAATGCTGGATCTTATTATTGATGAAGTAAGTTTAACTGGGATGACAGTAGTTATTTCTTCACATCATTTAACAGAACTTGAAAAAATTTGTGATGAAATAACTATTATTAATGACGGCAAGGTCACTTATCAAGCGTCAGTAGATGCTTTGAAAGCAAAAGTAAAAAAACTACAAGTTGTATTTGAAGAAATGCCGCCGGGTGAGCTTGTGGGATGGGATGAGATTTTAAAGATTGATAAGATAGGTAGTGTGTATTACATAGTTACAGATAATTATTCTATAGAATTTGAAAGTAAGCTAAGAGCCCAAGGAGCAAAAATCATAGAACCTATAGGGCTTATTTAGAAGATGTCTTTATTTACACAAGTGAAAGACAAAAGAATTAGAGGGAAAGGGCGAAGAAGTTATGAAGAATATAAAGGCTTTAATTGAAGTTGAGGTAAGACCTGCTATAATGATGGGGATATATTTTTTGATTGTTAATATAAGTGGGTTATTATTTGCAAGTCTGGATATTAATAATGGATTTGAAAGATATTTGCGTTATGGGAAAGCAATAGAGGATATTAGTGGAGAGATATTTTTACCTTTAATGGCTAGCTTGGTAGCTTTTACTTTTTTTGGAATGATAATACTTATTTATTTTCAATTTAAGAACGATAAAAGCATAGACATAGGAAGATTTCTAAAGGCACTGCCCTATACGAATATGCAAAGATGTTTAGTAAAAATAGTAGCTGGTATATTAAGTTTTAGTATTCCGTTTATAGTGTTTTCAGTAGGGCTTATTGCACTAAGATCACATGCGATATTACAATTTAAAGAAGCTTATAGTGTTTTATCTTATGAAAGCGTAATTATGAGTATTAATAGTTTAGAAAATCTTATTTATCTATTAGTTCTAGTGCAGATGGTTTATACTGCAGTTTATTTATTTATATTTATGGTTCAATATCTTATGAACAATAATATAGGGAGCTTGGTTGTAAGTATTTTTAGTCTAGCAGCTCCGGCTTTTATAGTAATAAGTGCTTGGGAAATTTATAGATTTCCCTACTATACCAGAATAAAGTTTGAGAGATTATTCTTACCCATTTATAGTATTATAGTGCAACGAAAGACATTTGTATTTGAAAGTGGAACAA
Protein-coding sequences here:
- a CDS encoding GntR family transcriptional regulator, translating into MFPIDVRDVRPIYEQIIDNVKEQVIKGILKPGDQIPSVRQLAGMLTVNVNTVTKAYQQLERQRIIETIRGKGTFVADIHIKAVDQEELQDIRKILKSSCMQLHYMGFSKQDMQDEISRIYDGFIKEEKS
- a CDS encoding ABC transporter ATP-binding protein; amino-acid sequence: MIEISHVTKSFGEIKAVDDVSILIPKGSIYGIIGENGAGKSTILQCLTGIYDIDQGSILIEGEPVYENNAVKRRIGYVADRNQFFKSYTVKQMAAFFKLTYPTFSEGKFNQYNEIFKIDLKSKIKNLSKGMQMRLSTMLSIASSPKLLVLDEPTLGLDAIAKRQMLDLIIDEVSLTGMTVVISSHHLTELEKICDEITIINDGKVTYQASVDALKAKVKKLQVVFEEMPPGELVGWDEILKIDKIGSVYYIVTDNYSIEFESKLRAQGAKIIEPIGLI